TAGTTCTCAAACTCGACAAACCCTTGCCGGTGAAGTTCCAAAACAGTGAACTCGAATAACTGATCGATGACCGCTCCCATTCGGACGCTCCGGAAATGGTTGATGGTCCGGAAATCCGGTTTCTGCATCGCCGCCAGCCAGATCGCCGGAAGATCCTCGTGCAGCATCGTGGCGATGCCCCGGCAGGAATAAACTTTTTGGGAATAGGCATAGAGAATAACCTTGAGCATCAGTTTCGGGTGAAAGGGTGGCCGCCCGCCGCCAGGGTAGCAGGCGGTCAACACTTCCTCAGGGTAAGCCTCAACCAACTGATCCACCACACGAGCCACATGATGGTCGGGAATCAGGGCGCCAATATCAGGAATGGATAAGGCCTGGGTCGGATCATACGGTTTGAATGCGGGCGCCGGCCGGCGCCCTTGGGTGGAGACTACGATTTCATGTTCAAGTAATTTACCTGACGGAAGAGCCGGTTGCATGGTATAATCGGTAGAAGCAATCGTTGGATTGCGCATAAAAATCGTCCTTTCTGAGTGGTTGTGTGGTAACTCCCATTTTACAGAAACGGACGATTTTTGTATGCATTGATGACTTGACTAGCGGGAAGGCCGGCGGCGACTCCTGCGGGACCAGCACGAGCTGAAGACCCTGGACCGAGTATAGCGAGGGAAGCGTCTGAAGCCGTGCCCGCGGAAAGCGTCCGCCGGGCCGAACCCCAGCTACTTCTTTACGAATAGAAAAAAGGGGCTGCCCCTCGAGGTCATTTTTCATGACCTTTCGGGACAGCCCCTCTTTTTATATGTTAAGTGGCTTTGACAATGAGGAACTGTGGTCGTTTCATGAGTCGTTTGAACTGTTCCGGATCTTGTTCGCGGAATGCGGCTGTGGGCAGCGGTTCCACTATCCCGCTGATTGTAAAATGAGCCAGTGTTTCATTCATAACCGACTGTAAGGAGCGCCTGAAAAAAGGAACGTCATACGACTGGCCGTTCTTGTGCCAGGTATCCCTTATTAATTCCGTGGAAAAATAATCAGCATCTTCCAGCAAGTTGATGTCTGTAAGAGGATGATGGACTGAAAACAATAAAATGCCACCGGGTTTTAAGACTCGTTTGAACTCTTTGAATGGGTCCGTCCAGTCACGGATGTAGTGGAGCGTCAGTGAGCTGATGATCAGGTCAAACGAGTTTTGCTCAAACGGCAAAGGATCTTCAAGGTCCAGATGCAGAATTTCCGCCTGGTTTCCGATCCGTTGCCGTGCAGCGTCCACCATGTTTTCGCTGCTGTCGATACCTGTGACGCGAGCCCCGCGGTCGGTGAGCTGACTTGTATACCATCCGGCGGCACATCCGGCATCCAATGCCGTATGCCCTTCCAAGTCCTCAGGCAGCTGCTCAAGCATTGCCGGCCGTTCATACTCGCTATTGTACGGACTATCCGTATCAACGGATTGTGCATACACGCTGGCAAGCCTGTTAAAAGCTTCCCGTACATCTTTTTTCATGACGGTTCCTCATTTCTTTCTGGAGAGTTTGGCTCATTAGTAAATGAAATACTGGATAACAACTGGAAAAAAGTTTGTCAAATTTGTTTTCAATTGCGCTATCATGAATAGTATATCCATCTAGTTGAAAAAAAGAGAAGACTTCATTTCACAGTTTGTAAAGGAGTTGGCAATTCATATAGACGA
Above is a genomic segment from Planococcus lenghuensis containing:
- a CDS encoding class I SAM-dependent methyltransferase, with translation MKKDVREAFNRLASVYAQSVDTDSPYNSEYERPAMLEQLPEDLEGHTALDAGCAAGWYTSQLTDRGARVTGIDSSENMVDAARQRIGNQAEILHLDLEDPLPFEQNSFDLIISSLTLHYIRDWTDPFKEFKRVLKPGGILLFSVHHPLTDINLLEDADYFSTELIRDTWHKNGQSYDVPFFRRSLQSVMNETLAHFTISGIVEPLPTAAFREQDPEQFKRLMKRPQFLIVKAT